Below is a genomic region from Vitis riparia cultivar Riparia Gloire de Montpellier isolate 1030 chromosome 16, EGFV_Vit.rip_1.0, whole genome shotgun sequence.
atttttgttttccttctttaagGAGAATTCTAAAACTTCTAAAATAGTcgctttttttttcctttccttactTTTATACATCTTGAAGGGTGATTCCACCCTATTATATACTTGTTATTTATATGCACATCTTTGTGTTATCTCCAAAGCTTCAACTCTTATGTTTGTCATCATTCTTTATCCACTAGAAgaggtaaaaaaattaaaaagaaaaaaaaggattactcatcaattattatcattttcaatgttaacgtttaaatcatttaaataaaattcaccaatatttattattcaaataaatataattaacttcTAACATTCTTTTTTACATCAAGGATAAAGTTTTTCAAGTAGGATTAGTTTacctcttttttctcttttatgattaatttctaaattaattatacatttttttttaaaaattatatgataattcataaaaaaaaaataataataaatgcatttttttcttaaaaattatgaaaaataattaaagatgtaTCCATCATTATATCATTATATCGCGCATCATATCGGGTCTCGTACATGTAACATAAGTTTCACTTAAGATATATGATATTGTTGTAGAATTTGAACCTTGTTTGCTGTATTTTAGTGAAGAAACCATCCTAACTTGTCTGTACAAAATATCCTTTTAACGAATTGAGATTGCCACCTTTGTTGAAACAGGTTCCACGAATTTGTTCCACCGGAAGGATCAGCTATGGCAAGGAATGTAGGCAATGCCCGGAATGGCCTCGCCCAAGGATGGCTTGTTTGACCTTCAAACCATCATAAAAAATACCAATAAATGCGTGATGTTGCGacttatattttgtttggaATTGACTTGTTGAGTGATCTttgctttttcaaaattataatatatgtatatatggtttgttttttttatgctattgaatatgattttgataataaaCATAGATATGTACGAGACGTTCTCTTAGACTTGTGTGTTTGAGtttcttaatttgaaaataagaatgGACATAATCCAATTGAagttcattttgaaaaaatgacgAGGATGGAGTCCTATCAATCGGGGtttgattgcatttgatgtatcGAGAAACATGATTAATCACATTGCATCatgtttatttaaattggaTTATCTTGCATTACGTCCTATCACATTGCTTTATACCTTACTATCATTCTTTTATATCTTGGTCTCATTATTTGTGTCGTTATCCAATGGTTTCAATGGTTGAGATAATAAGTTTGGATACATACCTCTTTAGcatatcaaattctttttaGTAATTATTCTTTACATAAACAAAAAGGAACGATTCTATATCAAGCGACACAACCCGAGTGAGAAATCTTTGCAATTATGGGAGAAGGTTACTTCTTTATACTTGCATTTAGTGGAAGTAGTTTGAtttaatggaggaaaataaggtagaaatttatttaattaactcCACAATGTTATagcatttgatgatggatgttGCAGGTGGTTAGCTGGTCAAAGCAATTAGTGTTTAGTTGATAATAAAGCATGAAGAGGAGGAAAATATTGATGGGCAAACCTAACCTTGGTTGCTTGTTCAACCATGCCAACCACAAAGTGAGGTGATATTTGTGGAAACAAGCATTTCACCCCAACACACATTGCTCACGTATTCAGCACTAAGTGCATGTTGGATTTGTAGGTGTAAGTTCGTCTCCTGTCAATTACTTACTTGGTTTGTTTCAACATTtactttaaaaaggaaaagaaaatgttttcattGGAGTAAGCAGGAAtgagaagagaaggaagaaagtGAGTCGGATTGCAAATTTTTAATCCACTCCTTCCCATGGCTTATAATTTCTATCCCCGAATTTCGATATTAAACCgatattttgtataaattaattaaaataaaattattataaataaactaattttaattatttttattttgtaatttgtataataatttaatacgaaataaatataaatttataaataaaattattaataattttaaataaaaaatacttatgtatcattatttcttttatatgatacttgaacaatatataataatttccTTCGTAAAATAACTTtagtttatgtatttttttttttatcatttttaaaattttctctaatatttttatgagttttttcatcaattttcattatattaatattttacatCAAAATATCTACtgatattttctaatatatttataaaatcaagttACTAATACATccattaaaactatattttcatcattgattctaatatatatatatatatatttgtcatatttttaaaattaaacaattcaacagaaggatttacaaataaatacatATTGGATTTATAGGTATAAATCTAACTATTGTTGTTAACTCTATTATATTACAACATCGATTGTACTTTTTTGGCATTAtgtaaattggttttttttcttcggGAGAAAACATCTTTAAATCAAGTATAGTTGTTattccatattttaaaatttaatgaagtATTTGATTTgaacaaatcaaataattttttaattaaaaataacatcttatttttaaaattttaaacaaaatgttACGTACCGGGACTCAATTATCCTCAacgaaattttttaaaacataggtCAAACACATAGGTCAAACTTGTATGGAAATAATGGTAAATATACAACTTACTCATCGGTACCATTTAAATGTTTAAACATATTTAGACATGAGTGTCCAAGGAAAAtggatgaagaaaaaattatatatataaaagtcattaaataaacatGCTAATATatgccataaaaaaaattcaaagtataAATGAATTagattaagatataaaataataagatttatatAATGTACAAATGAAAATGACACGTAGTATACATCAATACTAAGACTATAACTTTGAAAAGTTAAGTCGATGATAATTAATTTGGATTTAATCTAAATTAGTAAGCATTTAACTCAAGATTAACTTAACTTAATCTTTGACTTAATGTAATCGAGTAAAACttgatttaactttatttttctattttggatTGAGTTGAGGCGGATAgtattaaattagaatttatcGAATCgtataatttaaaatccattgaagaatgtttttaaaaaactatttttaatatgtttaaatagaaaatgacataatatttcaagttataataaaaaaaaattatacatctttttaacaaaatgaaaaagacccatattcaattttatatatacatattggTTTGATTATGTGAGTGATAATCTTGGTCTACCCGTCAAAAATTGCTCGTCACATCTAGGAAAGCACCATTGGCTTTGTTGTATGACGTCATCAAGTTGGACCATCTACTGTCTCATTTTTTCACCGCCACGTGTCAACGGCTAGTCTAAAActaaaagagttaaaaataattaattatttaagtctaatattaaataatgtaatactttttctaaaatcaaactaattaattCTCTCTTTTTCCGTTCTTTCTCCTCGTCACATGCCTCTTGTGCCCTTTTTTCTCCTCGTCACGTGCttcttttaaactttttgaataattgaaaaagTAGACTCTaacattaaatttgaaattggttGACCTTAATTTGAATGAGGTTTTGGACTGAAATCCCAATCAAATTACCAAAATCTGAAATCATTTATGAACAAATCTCATGAATCAAAGTATAAAAcgtaattttatatttcatattaaaaatttcttattaaacctatttttttttaaaagaaatttttattttttagaatataaaacatatttgacaatcaaaaactattttttatttttatttattttttgaaaattattttaagaaataattatataaacatataaaatgattaaaaataaaaaataaaaaattatttttaaaacatatttataaatattaaaaatatgtttaaaaatattttaagtttccaaacatatttttgttttacaaaaatcaaagaagaatttttaaaaactattttctagaaTTACCAAACAATGTCCATTTAAAtacacttttaaatttttattttttaaaactaataaatttagtataaaaaaaatagaatttcttatatatatatataaaaagtataagtttagtttatatttttaaaaatttaaggtaataaatcataaaataactaagatatatTATCCTACCTAGTTTTTACATCTCCTATCTTGggatataataataaatcataaatttatatatcatttttatatataaaaaaaattctactttacccattttgtaaaataaataattttgattaaaaaagttaaatttatacttaaaaaatatatatgaaatatattataagataatatttttatttataaattttaaatatattaatcataaatattaataataattaattatttatttatttactaaattacaatttgtaaaacactaaataatattgaatatgtaaatgatttcatattttttaataacaaatattgtgatataatattttttaaaaaataaatgtcgaaattcaaataaaatatatttttatttttatttacaagtcaaatattattttcttattttaattggAAGAGTATCAAAGTAGCTGCGAAAAAGAAACCTTATGTTTAATTCTCAAACCCAAAAGGGAAAATTAATGAAAGAGACAGCAGGGATAGAAATGTAATAAACCTAAAAAATTTCCCCATTTTTAAACTCAGCTCCTTAATGTATCAATATTTCCGCCACCGGCTGCTCCGTGTTCTTCTCTCTCACCATTCACCAACACCCCacctttcttctcctttctctgcATTTCTTGTTGCTGTTTTCCACTGTGTTTCATTCTCCCTTTTCAAATGGCTAAAAATCCCACCTCAGGTTCGTGCTTTTCTTCCATACTTCTTTGTATGATTGCTGTTTTAGGACTGAAATCTTTCTTTTCGGTCAGAATTTGAACTTTTTATACCACTATTCAAACCTTTTTTGagttattgatttttttctttctttcgtgATGGGTTTGTAATTTCTTCTTGTAATACGATTGACTTCTTGCTGAAATCTCtatcttttatgatttttttttttttttgttatttgattCTGGCTTTCTGATTTCCTAGTATACTAATTGGATTTTTAGTGAAATCTttacttatttacttatttatggTCAGAATatgatttattgaataatttcatTTCTGGGTCAGAGCTGGTTTTTTGAGCTAATGTTGATTGCTCTTAGTAGTTATTTGATCATGAGTTATTGCTTTTCTCTTTACTTTGCCCTTGTAGCGTTAATTTTGCTGCTGGATCTTCTTCTGGGATGCTAGATCTCTCTTTTTCACATTTCAGGGTGTTGTATATTTTTGTGCTTTAATTTATATTGGTTCTTTTTTACTTGAAATCTATGTACCAGCTTCTGGTGACTTGTGAAATCATGTGACACCTTTATGTGTGCAGTTCTTATCAATGGGAAAACATGTTATAGTTGGTGGGTTTTATGTAATTGTCACCTGTATGCCATTGATCTGGTCTTTATCATAAATTAGTGTGATGTGATCAGTTCTTCTTGTTCTTCCAGTTGGGAAATTCTCTTCTTTCTGAATATCAATCCATGATCCCATCTCTCCTGATGCAGAATCAGATCATGTATTAGTATCCATTATTGATTGTATTTCTTTATGGGTATATTTAGAGAGCAAGTTTGGTATCACACATAAGTTTGTTAATTGATATGGGAAAACATCTGAATAGGCTGTTTTGGAGTTCACAAACTGACCAAGTGTACCTTGGGAGGTGATGGTGCATCAGACAAACTAGAAATTCTCCTGAAAATGGGATAATCATTGGGAGAAAAATTTGAGGAGTGGccaaattttactttttatcttaCTTATTTAATTTCTATAGCTCATGTCATGCTCTCAAGCAATCACATTTAGCCTCTGAATATGGTATTAGGAGGCCTAATGTACTTCTTTCTTCACTTAATTTGTTCTATTCATTGCAGTTCTTACTCAACATGAACCCTTGATTTTATGTAGGCAATTATGAAGATCTTCCCCTAAATACAGGAGGAGCAGACAATAAAAGTTCACTGGTGGTTTGCTTTGGGGAAATGTTGATTGACTTTGTGCCAATAGTTGGTGGAGTTTCACTTGCAGAGGCACCGGCTTTCAAGAAAGCCCCTGGCGGTGCTCCTGCTAATGTTGCTGTTGGCATATCGAAATTGGGAGGTTCATCCGCTTTTATTGGCAAGGTGCTCTTGAACATCTCCTGTTTTCCTTGATCTTCATTGTATGCCAATCATTgggtaattttcattttttttgtttacccttttctGCCTGAGATCTCTACAACAGAGAAGACTCTTCAGATTAAACTTCATTTAAACACATTCATGTAAGATATGACAATGGTAAAACTATTTGAAGCCTCTTTCTATCCGTTACTTGGTTCTTATTAGCActtttagtttcacattattttgTAACACTGAAAGTCTACAGTGAGAGTCTAGATTTGTTCCATATAGTTTAGTTCATGAAGTTCATATGTGGTACAAAGAGGTATGTAGTAAGAATAGTTGGTGTGAAATGATGCTGAGATGTCAATGAAATAtgctaataataattttctcaaaatgaatTCTCTGACAATGAATTATGAAAATTCCTTTAGTAATGTGAAATCAAAGTTCATTTTTCTGCTCGatcttttttccttaaatttgtGGGTGGTTTCACTGCTGTGGGGGTTTTTGGGTGGGTTGTGTGGAGATAGGGGGATGTGAAGGGGGTTATAGTCCTCTTTGTTTACACCAAAGCCCTGTTTTTTCAAACAGGAGTTCTCTCATAATGCTAAAAATGTGATTGTAATTTGCTCACGATCCCAACATATCTCCATTAAAGTTTATACCTGATTGTGTtataataccattttttttaaaaaaaaaaattatatctacacacacacacacatatatatgtatgtatgtatgaatgtatgtatgtatgtatatatatatattaacaaaatgGTTTATATTGTTGAAGAAATGAATGATGTTTAGGCGCATAATGTATTTCTGACTCATCTGTTAAGTGATATTTCATTACCATTGTAACTCCCATGTAGGTGTTGTATCATTTCAACTCAAAAGCTTGTGTCTCCTCCTCTCTGTTTGTATAGTCAAATGTGGTGATTTTCATTGCCTAATCTCATCTAAGTGATTTCCCTGGTTTTCTACATGTGGTGGATAATTCCAATGTCAATAGCTCATTACCCCAATTTCAAGACAATTTCAGCTGTTAATTTTTGCTGTCTGTATCTCAGGTTGGCGATGATGAGTTTGGTCATATGTTGGCTGAcattttgaagaaaaacaatGTCAACAATTCTGGCATGCGGTTTGATCACAGTGCAAGGACTGCACTAGCATTTATTTCACTCAGAGCTGATGGTGAAcgagaatttttgtttttccgtAATCCAAGCGCTGATATGCTTTTCCGTGAATCAGAACTTGATTTAAAACTTCTTGAGCAGGTATGTATGCGAGtgtacattttttcttttccttaatttttattgtgAAATGGAGCAcaacctttttgttttttctttttttcttttctagcaGAGGAGCTAatttggttaaaaattttgcattttctaaataattttgaatgtaGGCAAAAATCTTTCACTATGGTTCGATTAGTTTGATTGAGGAACCATGTAGGTCAACTCATCTTGCTGCAATGACCATTGCCAAAAAGGCTGGTAGCATCCTTTCATATGATCCGAATCTTAGATTGAAACTATGGCCATCAGCAGAGGCTGCTCAGAAGGGAATAATGAGTGTATGGGACAAAGCAGATATCATTAAGGTATGGTTTTGAAATGCTGAGATTAGCTGAGGTTCTGAATTTATTTGCTTCTGCTACTGCTAatataatatcttttttattatatattagcATGACATAAGGATAGAATGGCTCTATGACTATATTATAGACCTGATCATGTATTCCTTTATGAACTTTCAGGTAAGTGAGGATGAAATTACATTCTTAACTGGTGGTGATGATCCTTGTGATGACAATGTTGTGTTAAAGAAGCTTTTTCATCCTAACCTCAAGCTTTTGCTCGTGACTGAAGGGTCAGAGGGTTGCAGATATTATACTaaggtatatttttttatctatatgTGGTGCTGAATTTAGAACTTTTACAACGACACTTTCTTCTGCTTCTGTTGGGAAACAAGAAGTTGTATTTATGTTTCCTGAACCATGTGTGTGAACTTCTCTGTTGTTTTCTTCATAAATGACCTTGTTGATTAAAATACTGCACGCCTTTAGAAAGTGAAAAACCTGATGTATGAGTTCATATTATTGTGAACCTGAATTGAATTTATGACAATTTGTTCAGCATGGTAGTTGatgattatattaaaaaataaaatataaaagcaaaAACTTTATATTGTTTGCATTTAACTGATAAATGCTAACATATGGCTGGTTCCATTACTTCTCTGCATTATGACTGTACTATAAGCTTGTTGACACGAACAACATATTGTAGAAATTTCGGGGTAGGGTTGCTGGTATTAAAGTTAAAGCTGTTGACACAACTGGTGCTGGTGATGCATTTGTAAGTGGGATCCTCAGCAATATAGCTTCAGACATAAATCTCTATCAGGTACCCTTATTTCTTATACGAATTGAATGGTTTCATTTGGTTATCTCTTGTTTCACATTTctcatttcatatatttttatattgttgtaGAAAAATGTCGGAATCCTGTTACAACCTTGTGTTccacatatttttagttttcttactTTTGCCTCTCTTTGTTTCAACATTCTGAACGTTTTGGTGTAAAATATTCTGACGGAAAGCCACattttatcacatatttttagACCCTctcttttgattcattttaaaaaaaaattaattggcATGTTTAGTTATTTCTCTGAGACAAATATATTGCTAAAAGAATGTTGAATGTTGTTGAACTTGTATTCTATTCATTGTTATGGAGACATGGATATATGTCACATTCAATTGATGATTCACATAAACAGATGAAGAACTGCATAGTCAGTCAGTGGTTTGTAATCATGGGTATTTTCGCCCTGTTTCTGTGATAACTGTAAGAAGatatctcaaataattttctttcctgaACATGGTCTTGGTTGATCAATGCAATGTGCGAATTCTAGGTTTCAAGATTAGCATTTGAGGTACATTTGATTTGAAGTTCcctttataaattttcttataattttttactaaCTGAAATCAGGGGAAAAACCCCTCAAATAAGAAAACAAGTAGTGGACTAGTGTAAAATGGGATTACTGCTCTATGCGGGTCCTTGAAGAAACATGAATCTTTCTTCATGATAGTGTGGAACAAATCCAGCGCTAGCAATTTGTCATTAAGCTTCAATTTTCTCTCCTAGGAATGCCAATTTTTTTAGGACTATGGAGTAGGCCTAATCCTCTTGAGGTGGCTACGAACTCTGGAATTTGAACTTACTGAAACTATGCAAAAGTACTCAAAGGAGTTGAAGGATTCAGCCATTAAATCTGGTGCTGTGCTACTCCAGGATGAGCGTTTTCTCCTCCTTTGGCTATTTACCTGATCTCCTTCTCGTATGATTTATGTTTTGGGTCAATATGGATTTTAGATGTTGTTCTTCACTTACTAAAGGAACCATATAAGAAAACTTGAAAATCATTAATGAGaacatattttcttaaatgTTACCATCATAATTTACTTGAAATGTTGGCAGGACGAAAAACGGTTAAGAGAAGCTCTTGTTTTTGCAAATGTATGCGGCGCCCTCAcagtgagagagagaggagcGATTCCGGCACTCCCCAACAAAGAGGCAGTCCTCAAGATGTTGCAAAACATCCCAGAATGATAAAATGAGGCACAAACAACAATCCTAGCTGATGTATTGTCCTTTCTTCATTGTACTAAAACTAATGGTTAGGAATGGGCTGTTTCCtcttttaatttgtttgttgGTTTAGGCATCTCTGCTCTTTTTCTTGTGAAGGAAATGTTGCTATAGCTTATAAGCCCCACCAGGTTGGGTTATGGTGCATGAGAACTTGCATAGGTGTTTTCATTCAAGTGTTGTAAATGCAAGAATTATGAATAAATTGTTTTGCTTCTAAAGGTATAGTAAAGAAACTTTTTAAGTCCCTTTTGGTTCTTTCCTAGAATGATTTTCTTGCCtaatggaaaaaggaaaataaaatagaagaatggTACTCCTTTGTATTGTGTTTGTTTTGCCCTAGTGGTCAATGTTTTaaatcacttatttttttataggccataattttttatattttaaaacatttattgaaGAAGAGGAACAAAGGCACAAGAAGGATGGATGATGTTAGATATAgtggagaaaataaaatttctataaatCTAGTAactgttgaaaaaaaaatactggaGAAGATAAGAAAGAACTCTAGATGGCTTTATTCAAATCTCAAAATGCCCTTTTGAGTTCACAAAATTGTaataattgagaatttatttaattaaaaaataatgaaatttaaaggGGAAAATACTTAAAACACAAAATAAGACAACAAATGAAGAGTGAAGAAGACGGTGATCATCCACCATGCATGCATTTATAGCAATCCCCCTTGGAAATCTAGCATACTAAAAGAATGTCTTATTAAAATCTagttaaaaaaacataacaaaggaaaaatagtataatattcttaaaaatattaaaatggttTTGGACTATTAGGATTATTAGGACTAATCTCATTAAAAACT
It encodes:
- the LOC117934287 gene encoding probable fructokinase-7, which encodes MAKNPTSGNYEDLPLNTGGADNKSSLVVCFGEMLIDFVPIVGGVSLAEAPAFKKAPGGAPANVAVGISKLGGSSAFIGKVGDDEFGHMLADILKKNNVNNSGMRFDHSARTALAFISLRADGEREFLFFRNPSADMLFRESELDLKLLEQAKIFHYGSISLIEEPCRSTHLAAMTIAKKAGSILSYDPNLRLKLWPSAEAAQKGIMSVWDKADIIKVSEDEITFLTGGDDPCDDNVVLKKLFHPNLKLLLVTEGSEGCRYYTKKFRGRVAGIKVKAVDTTGAGDAFVSGILSNIASDINLYQDEKRLREALVFANVCGALTVRERGAIPALPNKEAVLKMLQNIPE